The DNA window ACAGCCGCACTTTGCTACGTGAATAGCAAGTTAAcgcaagtgacccaaaataaagCGTAGGCTCGTCTTCCAGAAAAAATGTTTCTCAATCATAATTATGCCAAACACCTGCTGCACGATCGACAACTCCTACCGCGATCATTTAACGCTTAAAGTTTAATTAAATGACTGCACTTAACGCGTGCATGGCAGCAaactttttttggggtgtaactttaattaaaatgaacttgTTTACTTTGCATCTTTGTACGCTTTGTGAGACAAAATGTCTTAAAAATCGGTTCGCAAATCAACGCTGATCTGAGAGGGTTAGTATTCAAGTTCAATTGTTTTTAATACAGGTTTCTGGCGAATTAATTAACTCAAAAGTACTTTGAAATGGTCATTTATTCCGTCATCATATCACAGAAATGCCTCTTTCAAGTGCTGTTGAAATGTGCACAACTTATCCCACAAGTTCTTACTTTGGTTCCAGTTACTGGAAATCGCCTTTTATTCTGTATAACAGTCATAATACCCGAATCTCAAGATCCGATATTGTCTCATAATAATCAAACTGTATGATCATTATTGCGATATTTTGGAAAAGTTAGTATTTTTGCTACTGGGGGAGACGTGGATCGACCCCCTAACAGTTCAACTAAATTGTCATCTAGtcacaaaattatttaaaatcacagcagaaggatgaaaagagccttatgattggacatctatcaccgtcaatggcgctgaaagagtTAACTCTTACCCCAAAGCTTTTTTGAGTCAACAGATAGATATATTTGAGTTGTATTACCATCAAAGGTGTTGACTTCATTTTGCCTTTCTGCCCACTCAGCTACTTGAAGGAGTTCAGGACCGAGCAGTGCCCACTTTTCCTGCAGCACAAGTGCACCCAACACAGGCCGTTTACGTGCTTCCACTGGCACTTTCTCAATCAGAGGCGAAGGAGACCCGTCCGCCGCAGGGACGGCACCTTCAACTACAGCCCGGATGTCTACTGCACCAAATATGACGAGACCACCGGCATCTGCCCCGATGGAGACGAGTAAGTCAGTAGTTTCGAACTCTGTTTGTGTGCAAAGTTTCATTTGATGGTGAGTAGTGGTGGGGAGGCATAGTGATCCAGAATGACCTCAACATTATAATAAGGTCTGATTTAAAGCTTGAATTTTAAATGCCTCTAATTTTACACGTATCAACATAGCatataaaagtcatttttttgactATTCGATCTGATGTGTGTTAATGTCACTAACTGGTTCTATATCAAATGCCTTTAAAATCGCAAAAATGCATTTAGGTGAACCTGTGGGAGTGTGttgtagttaaaaaaatgttacttggggggaaaaatattttttaaagacaaaaagctGTTATTTTATATCAGATGTCACaataaaacacaacataaaGTAGATGTTACAAAACTAATCTTGCTTTTAAATTCAATGTAGTGCAATAAGAGTGGTAATTTTACTTTATAATTGAAATGGGATCTCTTagtgcatgtgtcaaagtggcggcccgggggccaaatctggcccgccgcatcattttctgtggcccgggaaagtaaatcatgagtgccgactttctgttttaggatcaaattaaaatgaagactatagatgtatattaaatttcctgatttgccccgttttaaatcagtaattttaattttttcatccattttttcggtgttttagttcaaaaatcatttagtaaaatctaaaaatatatataaaaaaagctcaaataaacattgttttagatctataaaaaactgaatattcagggcttttaatccagttcttttaatccatttataaaaaaaaaatctaaatattatatctaaaattgtccggcccacgtgaaatcaagttgacgttaaagcggcccgcgaaccaacccgattctAACACCCCTGTCTTAGTGCGTCTTTCGTCCATTACCCATTGTTACGGTTTCTCCACTTCCGCCTTTGCCCCCATGCGCCTTTGCCCCCATGTATTTATGAACGTATCCGTCTATTGTGTTTCCCACTATCACGGCTTGGTTTCAGGGGCTAAACCTCAAGTATATAGTTTGGTAAGTCAAAATACTCCCCCAAAAACGCAAGCTTCTGCCATTCCTTTGCAGCTATTTTTATATGACCTTACCTGTTGCCATAGCAACCGTTACTACTCAAGATGGATCGAGTCGTGCATGCTCGGAGGAGttaataatacagtatagttTATGTAAGACTCATAATAAATGCTCTTTTGTATTGGTTTCTtctgttttttaatcattttgtctTACACGCGTTCCCTTTCTCAATTCTATCAGCTGTCCTTATTTACACCGGACAACGGGCGACACGGAGCGCAAGTATCACCTTCGCTATTACAAGACGGGCACGTGCATCCACGAAACGGACGCCCGGGGGCACTGTGTGAAGAACGGCCTCCACTGCGCATTTGCCCACGGCCTGCACGATCTCAGACCCCCCGTCTACGACATCAGGTGACCATAAGCAGACAAAATAATGTTATCTTGCAAACGTCTCTCTCTCACCCAAGCATTTTTGTCACAAGCTACATGGTAGAAACAAGACAGTGTAAATACTCGTTTTCGCAATAATTCttggttaacttttttttttttaatcagctcggacacgtgtcaaagtggcggcccggggccaaatctggcccgccgcatcattttgtgtggcccgggaaagtaaatcatgagtgccgactttctgttttaggatcaaattcaaatgaagagtatagatgtatattaaatttcctaatttttccccccttttaaatcaataattgtaattttttaatcaatttttctgtgtttttagttcaaaaatcattttgtaaaatctaaaaatatatttaaaaaagctaaaataaacattgttttagatctataaaaaactgaatattcagggcttttaatccagttcttttaatccatttataaaaagtctaagtttatctaaaatggtcaggcccacatgaaatcgagttgacgttaacgcggcccgcgaaccaactcgagtctgacacccctgagctAGGATGTTCATGTGTTAAATTAGGCGCAATCatgtaaaataatcaaatgtccCAACAGAGAGATCCAAGCACAAGAAGCGCTTCAGAATGGACAGCTTGGCTGCGGTGAAGGTATTCCTGACCTGCAGCCCGGCGTCTTAGCTTGTCAAGCCATGATTGAGAAGACCCTGACCGAGGACCCGAGGTGGCAAGGTGAAAATCCCTACTTAATTTACAACGCTTTTTATGTTCAAATGCACTTTAATGAGAAGGAAAGATGAGACttagcttcatttttttttcttcttgcagACAGCAACTTTGTTTTGGCCAACTACAAAACGGAGCAGTGCACCAAGCCGCCAAGATTGTGCCGACAAGGTTACGCTTGTCCGCACTACCACAACAGTCGGGACCGTAGACGCAATCCACGCAAGTATAAGTACAGGTAGAACATGACTAAAAGATGTAAAAGTGGCAAAACACCACCAAAGCACTACAGTGGAAATTTATACATACTCATGAATCAAAACAGAAATTCCTTGGTTATGTCCCAAAGTTACACGCAGTTCttttcataatatttaactcatttgctgccatggaCGGCGATAAACATcccattcatttaaactgggaagtcTAGATGTGAATATCAATCTTTGGATTTCATTGAATATTAGACATATAATGctaacaatggcagccaatgatttcaaAGGGTGCCCTGTAAAGgttaacaaaaaacatttgtgcGTGAAAGGGTTGAATGCTGATTTGCATTTATttaccacccaaaaaaaagaaattggagtCACTAAAACACATTGTTCAAAGGTAGTATTGTTTGAGTGATAATAAAGACTTTAATACTCTTTAAAGGCTAAGGTCATACcatcctctatttttttttccttttttttttcttcaaagatTTAAAAGCTCTCAATGatgctatataaaaaaaaaaggaattgtgGCAATAGATCACAGGAAGGAAATGAATCTGCAAATCCGCACACACCATGGCTGGCATTTTCCGTTTATAACAAAGCATTGCCGTTATATTAACTTTAGATTTTTGACTGAGAAACGTGCACCACCATTTTGaaagtattttatttcatattccaaatctctgaagtcagctgggataggctccagcaccccgcgactcTGACTGACCAGGATGAGCACTGTTGAAAATGAGTGAAGGAGTCTTTGTGATGCTTAAGTTTTAACCATAAACTAAATCAATTGTTTTGCATCCTAGCCAATTTTGTTCAAACGGATCTGAAAGTGAATTACAAacctttacattattttttcaaataacaGGTCGACCCCGTGCCCGAGCGTGAAACACGGCGACGAATGGGGAGAGCCTTCCAAGTGTGAGAGCTGCGACGCTTGCCAGTATTGTCACTCGCGCACGGAGCAGCAATTTCACCCGGAGGTGGCGATCCGTTTGATGCTTTCTCAACACAAGAGTCAAGTCTGACGTCCGTATTTAACTgtgcttccttttttttcttctattccaCTTGAAGATCTACAAATCGACCAAGTGCAACGATATGCGGCAAACCGGCTACTGTCCCCGCGGGCCCTTTTGTGCCTTTGCGCATGTTGAAAGTGAGTCATTCAAGACACTTTTACAAACAAACTTTAAAAGGAAATTCATTTAGAAAAACTTATAATAAACAGTTACTGGAATGTATCTAAGTGGACTACAgtcaaaatctaaatatgtcaTATATTAGTCGCACGGAGGTCGTGTTTCTCTTTGTTCTTGTTACTCAAGTGGGCGACTTCCTATTTCATCATGTCAAAAAAAAGGTCCCATAGTCCTCTTATTTCATAAAATTCCATCATGTTGTAACACATAAACAAAATGAACAGACCAAGAATGTAAGTCGAAATAAGCCGATATTTGGATTTATTGTTGTTGCGGTATCATTTTTCATTATAATCTACATCACatgcgtcaaagtggcggcccgggggccaaatctggcccgcgaaagtaaatctttttgtttttgactttgttttcggatcaaattaaaatgaagagtatagatgtatattaaatttcctgattttccccgttttaatcaataattgtaatttttttaatccattttttctgtgtttttagttcaaaaatcattttgtaaaatctaaaaatatatttaaaaagctaaaataaacattgttttagatctataaaaactgaatattcagggctttttatccagttcttttaatccatttataataataaaaatctaaatatatctaaaatggtctggcccacgtgaaatcaagttgacgttaaagcggcccgcgaaccatcccgggtttgacacccttgatctacatGGGATGCATTGTATCTAATGTGCGCACATCATCTTCCGTCACCTGACTCATTTTTTTCGTCTCATCTCTTTAGGAATCGGCTCCTCCGACGACAGCATGAGCACGTTGCTAACGGCCATACATTCCAGTTCACATTCCCAGTCAGGTTGTCAACAGTATACCGAGTGTCCGGTCGGCGAATGGACCACACCTGGCGGCTCCAGCAATGGCCAAGTGGCAAGTATATGGATAAATATCCATAGAAAACACATTTGAATATATCCGACAACGTCAATTAATAATGACCAAAATTGTAGACGCACTCATGCAAgaaaatgtctttgaaatgtatGTAGAATTCTAACTTTATCATCTTTGGTGCTTTGACGCTCATAATCAAAGTCGGCATAATCAGTTTGGCTATTGCAAGAGAAATGGGAGTTCTTAAATCCTACCTTAAGACACATTAAACACTTATCATCTcagtttttaaaattgaaaataggTATTTTGTGGGAAAACTCATGCTGTGTTCCCAACCTCCTCACTTACCCAGACACAAAACAGTGTCTTCTGCACGGTAAACCCCCTGGCCTCGAGCTTCACCTCCAGCATAACGTCCAGCTTGGCCTCCAGCATCGGTTCGGACAGCTCCTCCCCAACTACCTTTTCCACCATGAATGCAAAAGCCACGCCGTTTTATCCCGGGAGCAACACCGTGGAATCGGTCATTGGTAAGAGCATGTTGAAGGTTTGCttactaaatataaatatatatattttcagctGGAATTTCTTCTAAAGTTCAATTTCCCCACTCAGGATCTGCTCTGGATCTCAACTTTTGCGATATTAACGTGGCGTCGCTTGATAAGGAGCTAGAAGAACAAGACAACCACGTCGGACTGGAAAGTAAGGACGAAGAGGAGTGAAAATAGAAGGAAACATGGGGAAAATGATAAAATGGTGGAGAGTAGGTTGGCCTGATGGAAATTTAGaagagctttttttccccttacctTCAGGTCAAAGGTTGTTCAGCGGCTCAGCCCCGGTCAACATTCCAGGCTCGTTGGCGCGCTCGTCCTCCTTCAactcgtcgtcgtcgttgtcCACGTCGCCGCTGAGCTCGCTGTCGCAATCGCAGTCTTTGCTGTCCGCCACCGTGTCACATCACAACCACAATGCTAATTTTGTGGCCAAACAGGAGCACGGGTTGCTGGGAACGCCCACATCTTCTTCCCAGAGCTCTTTAGGTAAGCAGAACAAACTGATAATTTTGTCAAGTCGTAGGCTGGCAGTGAATATTCGCACATTAAAAGCGGGGCAGGAACAATACATTGATTTTAATCTATCTACCTCATTTGTTTCAGTCTTTCATGCATGAATTAtggcgtttttgttgttgttgtttaaacgGGGAACTCAAGGGTCAAAGATGTTTTGTTATATTCTAGTTGGTTAACTacatacatgtatttatttccagAATTATGTTTGCATAGA is part of the Stigmatopora argus isolate UIUO_Sarg chromosome 14, RoL_Sarg_1.0, whole genome shotgun sequence genome and encodes:
- the unkl gene encoding putative E3 ubiquitin-protein ligase UNKL, whose product is MPSVSKTTGNASPQTEKPTHYTYLKEFRTEQCPLFLQHKCTQHRPFTCFHWHFLNQRRRRPVRRRDGTFNYSPDVYCTKYDETTGICPDGDDCPYLHRTTGDTERKYHLRYYKTGTCIHETDARGHCVKNGLHCAFAHGLHDLRPPVYDIREIQAQEALQNGQLGCGEGIPDLQPGVLACQAMIEKTLTEDPRWQDSNFVLANYKTEQCTKPPRLCRQGYACPHYHNSRDRRRNPRKYKYRSTPCPSVKHGDEWGEPSKCESCDACQYCHSRTEQQFHPEIYKSTKCNDMRQTGYCPRGPFCAFAHVERIGSSDDSMSTLLTAIHSSSHSQSGCQQYTECPVGEWTTPGGSSNGQVTQNSVFCTVNPLASSFTSSITSSLASSIGSDSSSPTTFSTMNAKATPFYPGSNTVESVIGSALDLNFCDINVASLDKELEEQDNHVGLESQRLFSGSAPVNIPGSLARSSSFNSSSSLSTSPLSSLSQSQSLLSATVSHHNHNANFVAKQEHGLLGTPTSSSQSSLGLNGTGSIWDFVSGSFSTSQSPVFSSLMTGSPDVSRLFRELDEAKRKIKQWEEAWHQVKQACESCQKDAHEAKEQAKEAEADRQQAEQKREEAERRLKDLRGDFDVLCRAPGTPLLRSYGQLDQLSLPKLHSLKNQLCKDLDLVDGVIYMLQSKKCVVCQKNDRCIVLQPCQHYVLCESCAPSKAECPYCRTKILKW